One part of the Syntrophales bacterium genome encodes these proteins:
- a CDS encoding NAD(P)/FAD-dependent oxidoreductase encodes MKAERQGNIQPVSGRAIIKHDQKNFLPGMAEPEGNRVIVIGGGAGGMMAAGRAAELGAKVILLEKMEGLGKKILISGKSRCNLSNARNLDEFLPMYGPNGRFLHGAFHRFFRDDLLSFLARFGVETKTERGGRIFPVSDEAADVVRAFRSYLKEGTVELFLNSPASRIVVGNGKLLGVQTRKGFLPARAAILAAGGASWQETGSNGDGFLLAAAVGHKIVKPRPALVPLIVAEIQTAKSMQGVSLKNVRLTAFRGKIDSFSPAFVPQEDVGRGLERIRKKGVVIESRMGEMLFTHFGIGGPITLLMSLAVVDALAEGPVSVAIDLKPALSFEELRARLQRDFDAGGKRNFRNLLAGLLPHKMIEPFIQMCGIPAERTGSQITAPERERLLALLKGLCFTIKGPLPLNSAIVTAGGVSLAEIDPRTMASRLVDGLFFCGEVMDIDADTGGYNLQAAFSTGHLAGESAAAFELKMD; translated from the coding sequence TTGAAGGCAGAAAGGCAAGGCAACATCCAACCAGTATCCGGGCGGGCAATTATTAAACATGATCAGAAAAACTTCTTGCCGGGCATGGCTGAGCCGGAGGGCAATCGGGTTATCGTGATCGGCGGGGGTGCGGGGGGGATGATGGCCGCCGGCAGGGCCGCGGAGCTGGGGGCAAAGGTCATCCTGCTCGAAAAAATGGAGGGACTGGGCAAGAAAATCCTGATCAGTGGAAAGTCCCGCTGCAACCTGTCCAACGCCCGCAACCTCGATGAATTTCTGCCCATGTACGGCCCCAATGGCCGATTTTTACACGGCGCTTTTCACCGCTTTTTCCGGGATGACCTGCTTTCCTTCCTGGCTCGTTTCGGGGTCGAAACAAAGACCGAGCGGGGCGGACGGATTTTCCCCGTTTCCGACGAGGCGGCGGATGTCGTAAGGGCCTTCCGGAGCTATCTGAAAGAGGGCACGGTGGAATTGTTCTTAAATTCCCCGGCAAGCAGGATCGTTGTCGGAAACGGCAAGCTTTTGGGGGTGCAAACGCGGAAGGGTTTTTTGCCGGCCCGGGCGGCAATCCTCGCCGCGGGCGGCGCCAGTTGGCAGGAAACAGGCTCCAACGGCGACGGCTTCCTGCTTGCGGCTGCGGTTGGACACAAGATCGTAAAGCCCAGGCCGGCCCTCGTTCCGCTGATTGTCGCTGAAATTCAGACGGCCAAGTCGATGCAGGGAGTAAGCCTGAAGAATGTCCGGCTTACCGCCTTTCGAGGAAAGATTGACAGTTTTTCCCCAGCCTTTGTCCCGCAAGAAGATGTGGGGCGCGGCCTGGAGCGAATACGGAAAAAAGGGGTGGTGATCGAAAGCCGGATGGGAGAGATGCTCTTTACCCATTTCGGGATAGGCGGACCAATCACGCTGCTGATGAGCCTTGCCGTGGTGGACGCCCTCGCGGAGGGCCCGGTCAGCGTCGCCATTGATCTCAAGCCCGCCCTTTCCTTCGAGGAACTGCGCGCCCGCCTGCAGCGCGATTTCGACGCGGGCGGCAAGCGAAATTTTCGCAACCTGCTGGCGGGGCTGCTCCCTCATAAGATGATCGAGCCGTTTATCCAAATGTGCGGCATCCCGGCGGAACGGACGGGAAGTCAGATCACGGCGCCGGAACGTGAACGGCTCCTCGCTTTGCTGAAGGGGCTCTGCTTTACCATCAAGGGGCCGCTGCCGCTGAACTCGGCGATTGTTACCGCAGGCGGCGTATCGCTTGCCGAGATCGATCCGCGGACGATGGCCTCCCGGCTGGTTGACGGCCTTTTCTTCTGTGGGGAGGTGATGGACATAGACGCCGATACCGGCGGCTACAACCTCCAGGCCGCCTTCTCCACCGGCCACCTCGCCGGAGAGTCGGCCGCAGCTTTCGAACTTAAAATGGATTAA
- a CDS encoding DUF116 domain-containing protein — MTSISRKLRLLFTLLFYPFRAFLNRLGIGLDIAGNVNSCYREEFDRLPPSEKAVILPHCLIGDKCRAHFSKNEGVLCMKCGDCRCGEILALCKEKGWQFYISPSTNFTKRLTERKDIRAAIGAACAYEIERGIKSTRITGRGVHLKGRRLIPQVIVAERYDCLHNDIDWEELRNMIISGRDRV, encoded by the coding sequence ATGACAAGTATTTCAAGAAAGTTGAGGCTGCTCTTTACGCTGCTGTTCTATCCTTTTCGGGCTTTTCTGAACCGGCTGGGGATCGGCCTGGACATCGCCGGGAACGTCAATTCCTGCTATCGTGAAGAGTTCGACCGGCTTCCCCCCTCCGAAAAAGCGGTCATTTTACCCCATTGCCTGATAGGGGATAAATGCCGCGCCCATTTCTCCAAAAATGAAGGTGTTCTCTGCATGAAGTGCGGAGATTGCCGCTGCGGCGAGATTCTCGCTTTGTGCAAGGAGAAAGGCTGGCAGTTCTACATCTCCCCCAGCACCAATTTTACGAAACGGCTTACCGAAAGAAAGGATATCCGGGCGGCGATCGGCGCGGCCTGCGCCTACGAGATCGAACGGGGCATCAAATCAACAAGGATAACCGGCAGAGGCGTACATCTGAAAGGGCGGCGGCTTATCCCCCAGGTCATTGTGGCGGAACGTTATGACTGTCTTCACAACGATATCGATTGGGAAGAGCTGCGCAATATGATCATCTCCGGGAGGGACAGGGTTTGA
- a CDS encoding cupin domain-containing protein: MIAMNAKDVFKTKVETISYKGAPQQVKEVWIQWLSKAGPEEAPDYGLRFFTVGPGGEVPTHSHSYYQTTYVLSGRLSVVSYDENDKATGEKVLGPHDFVYLPTMEPHSMKNASDTEECTFLCSIANIRE, encoded by the coding sequence ATGATTGCAATGAATGCCAAGGATGTCTTCAAAACCAAGGTCGAGACCATCTCCTACAAGGGCGCGCCCCAGCAGGTGAAGGAAGTTTGGATACAGTGGCTCTCCAAGGCCGGGCCCGAAGAGGCCCCGGACTACGGGTTGCGTTTTTTCACGGTCGGCCCGGGCGGCGAGGTGCCGACTCATAGCCACTCATATTACCAGACCACCTATGTCCTGTCGGGACGTCTCTCTGTTGTGTCCTACGACGAAAACGATAAGGCGACAGGGGAAAAGGTTTTGGGGCCCCACGACTTCGTCTATCTCCCGACGATGGAGCCGCACAGCATGAAAAACGCGAGCGACACGGAGGAATGCACCTTTTTGTGCAGCATCGCCAATATAAGGGAGTAG
- a CDS encoding CoA-binding protein gives MADSVMLKNLECLFNPRAVAVVGASANPDKLGFHVMKSLTSGGFKGTIVPVNPGTDSIMGIPAFSSLGDFPGAIDLAVIVLPAKMVPGIFQECSQKGVKGVVLITAGFKEIDDPEGAALQSSLAEFARTADLPVIGPNTFGMLNLQLDLNASFTPEFSLLPKGSIAFVSQSGGVSHLVGFLAMRQNVGFSKIVGLGNRLNVDFPEMIAYLMDDPETRVIALYIEGMDEPRRFLAAMKNARFAKPVVAYKTGNSRTGNQASASHTGSLAGKQEIYEGALKQAGVLQVDSAERLLDTAHALALCPLPGGGKVAILTGQAGPGIAAADVCESKGLEIAAFCLETQMLINDLLPPLALRTNPVDMGPAWYNTQAIEGIIGAAMEDDNVNGVLLLMVFASANRDAIAGFSRLLLQWKQKKPVISCLLSPPGIWDEEIRQLEAGGALVNFPTP, from the coding sequence ATGGCCGATTCAGTGATGCTGAAAAATCTGGAGTGCCTTTTCAATCCTCGTGCGGTTGCCGTGGTCGGGGCTTCGGCAAACCCTGACAAGCTTGGGTTCCATGTGATGAAAAGCCTGACTTCCGGCGGGTTTAAAGGAACGATTGTTCCTGTAAACCCAGGAACCGATTCAATCATGGGCATCCCCGCGTTTTCATCTCTCGGGGATTTCCCCGGCGCAATCGATCTGGCCGTGATCGTCCTGCCCGCAAAAATGGTCCCGGGCATCTTCCAGGAATGCAGTCAAAAAGGTGTTAAAGGGGTTGTCTTGATCACCGCCGGTTTCAAGGAAATCGACGATCCCGAAGGCGCCGCTCTCCAGAGCTCCCTGGCCGAGTTCGCCCGAACGGCCGACCTCCCGGTTATCGGCCCGAACACATTCGGCATGCTCAACCTCCAATTGGATCTGAATGCCTCCTTTACCCCCGAGTTTTCCTTGCTTCCCAAAGGGAGTATCGCCTTCGTCAGCCAGAGCGGCGGCGTCTCCCATCTGGTCGGGTTCCTGGCTATGCGACAGAATGTGGGCTTCAGCAAGATAGTCGGCCTCGGGAACCGTCTTAATGTCGACTTCCCCGAAATGATCGCCTATCTGATGGACGATCCGGAAACCAGGGTCATTGCCCTGTATATTGAAGGCATGGATGAGCCGCGAAGGTTCCTGGCGGCGATGAAAAATGCCCGTTTTGCCAAACCGGTTGTTGCCTACAAGACCGGAAACTCCCGCACCGGCAATCAGGCATCTGCTTCCCATACCGGGTCTCTGGCCGGGAAGCAGGAAATCTACGAAGGGGCGCTCAAACAGGCGGGCGTTCTACAGGTTGACAGCGCGGAGCGGCTTCTCGATACAGCGCACGCCCTGGCCCTTTGCCCGCTTCCCGGCGGAGGAAAAGTCGCGATCCTTACCGGTCAGGCAGGCCCCGGGATAGCGGCCGCGGATGTCTGCGAGTCCAAAGGTCTGGAGATAGCCGCTTTTTGCTTGGAGACTCAGATGTTGATCAACGACCTGCTTCCCCCCCTTGCCCTGCGCACGAACCCCGTGGATATGGGACCCGCCTGGTACAACACTCAAGCGATTGAGGGCATCATCGGGGCGGCCATGGAAGATGACAATGTGAACGGCGTTCTGCTGCTAATGGTATTCGCGTCAGCCAACAGGGATGCCATAGCGGGCTTTTCCAGACTCCTCCTGCAATGGAAACAGAAAAAACCGGTTATCTCCTGCCTACTCTCCCCACCGGGAATCTGGGACGAGGAAATCCGGCAACTCGAGGCAGGAGGCGCACTCGTCAATTTTCCCACCCCGGA
- a CDS encoding diacylglycerol kinase family lipid kinase yields MNSRKIVFVVNPHSGNGKTGREWPRISRLAEEILGPFQTCLTRGPGDATDLTRGLLLEGADIIVCVGGDGTLNEVINGFFDDDAPIRKGALLGFIPNGTGCDFARTFPAVSGIRPALQAIKTASTRTIDLGRIRFRSHQGGTTSRYFHNIASFGMGGEVVERVNRTSKAFGPFVTFIWGTLLTLFSYKKKGVTIGVDDGKKFTKDIFHIAVANGRYQGGGMLVAPDAMMDDGLFHITVIGAMSLPLVLLRLPKLYNGKIKSISQVFVTTGKQVSLSSDGQVLFDIDGEQPGILPAVLEIVPAAIEMIVKN; encoded by the coding sequence TTGAATTCCAGAAAAATCGTCTTTGTGGTGAATCCCCATTCGGGAAACGGAAAAACGGGCCGGGAGTGGCCGCGGATCAGCCGGCTGGCCGAGGAGATTCTGGGTCCGTTTCAAACCTGCCTTACCAGAGGACCGGGCGATGCCACTGACTTGACAAGGGGTCTTCTTCTTGAGGGAGCGGACATTATCGTCTGCGTCGGCGGGGACGGCACGCTCAACGAGGTCATCAACGGTTTTTTTGATGATGACGCGCCAATCCGCAAGGGGGCTCTCCTCGGCTTCATTCCCAACGGCACCGGCTGCGATTTTGCCCGCACCTTTCCCGCTGTGTCCGGAATAAGGCCCGCACTGCAAGCGATAAAAACCGCCTCCACGCGAACGATAGATCTCGGACGCATCCGTTTTCGAAGTCATCAGGGCGGCACAACCAGCAGATATTTTCACAACATCGCGAGTTTCGGCATGGGAGGAGAGGTCGTCGAGAGGGTAAACCGCACGAGCAAGGCCTTTGGTCCTTTTGTCACCTTTATCTGGGGGACACTGCTGACGCTGTTTTCTTACAAAAAAAAGGGGGTCACGATCGGCGTGGATGACGGCAAAAAGTTTACAAAAGACATCTTTCATATCGCCGTCGCCAACGGCCGTTACCAGGGCGGCGGGATGCTGGTTGCGCCCGATGCGATGATGGACGACGGCCTTTTTCATATAACGGTAATAGGCGCCATGAGCCTGCCTCTTGTTCTCCTGCGCTTGCCGAAACTCTACAACGGAAAGATAAAAAGCATCTCCCAGGTCTTCGTTACAACCGGCAAGCAGGTAAGCCTGTCCTCCGACGGACAGGTTCTGTTCG